A window from Gossypium raimondii isolate GPD5lz chromosome 7, ASM2569854v1, whole genome shotgun sequence encodes these proteins:
- the LOC128042502 gene encoding uncharacterized protein LOC128042502 encodes MALFEVLYGRKCRAPLCCTELDEKRVVGSDLIREIEERDIEFQVGDMVFLKVSPWKKVLRFGSKGKLSSRKYRSDPSHVVPVEEIEVQDDLTYEQEPVEVLAREEKDLRNKRVS; translated from the exons ATGGCACTGTTTGAAGTGTTGTATGGCAGGAAGTGTAGAGCTCCTTTATGTTGTACAGAATTGGATGAGAAACGAGTTGTTGGATCGGATTTAATTCGTGAGATTGAAGAAAg AGATATCGAGTTTCAAGTTGGTGATATGGTGTTCTTGAAAGTTTCACCATGGAAGAAGGTTTTGAGATTTGGGAGTAAGGGTAAATTGAGTTCAAG GAAGTATCGTTCAGATCCGTCGCATGTAGTGCCAGTTGAGGAAATTGAAGTCCAAGATGATCTTACTTATGAACAAGAACCAGTTGAAGTTTTAGCTCGTGAAGAGAAGGATTTGCGTAATAAGAGAGTTTCGTAG